In the genome of Balneola sp., one region contains:
- a CDS encoding DUF4114 domain-containing protein, with the protein MKTKLLILTVGVLLLYGCSPSFDVDTEEISEEEVSFEHNKEVLNTRVNYINKPLQVNSSGQATIFDPESKLKGALSLEDSEELEHTWYFVAEVESPIFQGHKLSATHVQVVDDKAYVSYNKQGDIHLGGLEVFDLSNRAYPELVSQALFDKSDVNAITVDYEGDEFSRRIWLALSHKNKGAVVRQIQLKDGLISEDIKNVSLSRFTDSGISASANGIVRSGNELYVTAGKTHGGTYSFDVNNLSFNHSEQYSDAKYVATNGSVPYASSVVTLVTGDDAELKIKQVGSSEESKSVNIGTATHQNVERSYRGKSTLHFAQRYPEVVFVTMGYDGLKGFDIYTDEELYSTPSNILTKGNTNGVTSDDDYIYIANGADGISVLDMPESPGEMNPIFHWDLNEAPASANYMTTDGEWIFVAKGGEGLKILRKGTLGEHQTMFGHDNSGVPHGMEPEDVEVCSELLPNLFRNVLPERSNVLVAHPEYFDNPNREIELLKDDKVYVTFISEGAGYRNTLGYYYYHKDDPPQTAEDLNKVVIFPNASAKYSGGELIQGNTMKLLGEFEEGTVIGFYVISNGWKGSKITDGIYTQYTIPEFNVSEKQQSIIFFDQGCQSIVLAFEDIALPQGDKDYNDAIFMVSTDDPASINTTQFIQK; encoded by the coding sequence ATGAAAACAAAACTACTCATTCTCACTGTCGGAGTGCTACTGCTTTACGGTTGTAGCCCATCCTTTGATGTGGACACTGAGGAGATATCAGAGGAAGAAGTTTCCTTTGAACATAACAAAGAGGTGCTGAATACCCGGGTTAATTATATCAATAAACCTTTACAGGTGAATAGCTCCGGGCAGGCCACCATCTTTGATCCTGAATCAAAACTTAAGGGAGCACTTTCTCTTGAGGATTCAGAAGAGTTAGAACATACCTGGTACTTTGTAGCCGAAGTGGAGTCTCCGATTTTTCAGGGGCATAAGCTTAGTGCTACCCATGTGCAGGTAGTAGACGATAAAGCCTATGTTTCTTACAACAAACAAGGTGATATTCACCTTGGAGGATTGGAGGTGTTTGATTTATCAAACCGAGCTTATCCGGAACTTGTAAGCCAGGCTCTATTCGATAAATCTGATGTTAACGCCATTACTGTTGATTACGAAGGTGATGAATTCAGCCGGAGAATCTGGCTGGCCCTGTCTCATAAGAATAAGGGAGCAGTAGTTCGCCAAATTCAATTAAAAGACGGATTAATATCAGAAGACATAAAAAACGTTTCCCTTTCCAGGTTTACCGATTCCGGTATATCAGCATCCGCAAATGGGATTGTTCGTTCAGGTAACGAACTCTATGTAACCGCAGGGAAAACTCATGGCGGAACCTACTCATTTGATGTCAATAACCTCAGTTTTAATCACTCTGAGCAATATTCCGATGCAAAATATGTAGCCACTAACGGTAGTGTTCCTTACGCTTCTTCTGTGGTAACATTAGTTACCGGGGATGATGCAGAGCTTAAAATCAAACAGGTTGGTAGTTCTGAGGAATCCAAAAGTGTAAATATTGGGACAGCTACACACCAAAATGTTGAACGATCCTATCGGGGGAAATCCACTCTTCACTTTGCGCAGAGGTATCCGGAAGTGGTATTTGTTACTATGGGCTATGATGGATTGAAAGGATTCGACATCTATACAGATGAAGAATTGTATTCAACTCCTTCTAATATCCTAACCAAAGGAAATACCAATGGGGTAACCAGCGATGATGACTATATCTACATCGCCAATGGTGCTGATGGTATTTCTGTATTGGATATGCCGGAAAGTCCTGGTGAAATGAATCCGATTTTCCACTGGGATTTGAATGAAGCTCCCGCATCGGCTAACTATATGACAACTGATGGGGAATGGATCTTCGTAGCTAAAGGTGGAGAAGGGCTCAAAATTCTTAGGAAAGGAACCCTGGGAGAGCACCAAACCATGTTTGGACATGATAATAGTGGGGTACCCCACGGAATGGAGCCTGAAGACGTGGAAGTATGTAGTGAGCTACTTCCTAATCTTTTCCGGAATGTACTTCCGGAACGGAGCAATGTACTTGTTGCACATCCAGAGTATTTCGACAATCCTAACAGGGAAATCGAATTGCTTAAAGATGATAAAGTATATGTGACCTTTATTAGTGAAGGGGCGGGGTACAGAAACACCTTAGGCTATTATTACTATCATAAAGATGACCCTCCACAAACAGCTGAGGACTTGAATAAAGTAGTGATCTTCCCAAATGCTTCTGCAAAGTATTCAGGTGGCGAGCTTATACAGGGTAACACCATGAAGCTATTAGGTGAATTTGAAGAGGGGACCGTAATAGGTTTCTATGTGATCTCTAATGGATGGAAAGGGAGTAAAATAACAGACGGGATCTACACCCAGTACACCATACCTGAGTTCAATGTAAGTGAGAAACAACAAAGCATCATTTTTTTTGATCAGGGTTGTCAAAGTATTGTACTTGCATTCGAAGATATCGCACTTCCCCAGGGCGATAAGGATTATAATGATGCCATTTTTATGGTCTCGACCGATGATCCGGCTTCGATTAATACAACTCAGTTTATTCAGAAATAG
- a CDS encoding HlyD family efflux transporter periplasmic adaptor subunit encodes MEQFSFNQGNATIRTLKEPPKKKNKLNTDRVLFLALLFIVGLYGAFKLYKGIAIIEIDGMVTMEKLEVHFTDDIRINSMYVEEGATIQKGDTLFRYLNQYFENDGASYSNIVSNKERINREILGLTRQLNEKRTERQILQNRLAEEQKELEKTRELVALAALTKGSFDDQQRIMVNTQDDLDLVKEEIRFLIRHIDQLTRLKREYSISASFGGNSVQKRLYIAPTDGIIGRIAVNENEVCYEGDQVMAIHQPEKVRIQAYFTQEESDKVEVGRIVTLEFPDGTKQKGIIDKFYVSTYELPPEFQKKYEPTERSILADIVPVNKEDLEGWKQFYKMSVKVSLGRFN; translated from the coding sequence ATGGAACAATTTAGCTTTAACCAGGGCAATGCAACTATCAGAACCCTGAAGGAACCACCGAAGAAAAAGAATAAACTAAACACAGACCGTGTACTCTTTTTAGCGCTACTATTTATCGTAGGATTGTATGGAGCATTTAAGCTTTATAAAGGCATCGCCATCATCGAAATCGATGGAATGGTGACCATGGAGAAGCTGGAAGTCCATTTTACGGATGATATCAGGATAAACTCCATGTATGTAGAAGAAGGTGCTACTATCCAAAAAGGAGATACCTTATTCAGATATCTAAACCAGTATTTTGAAAATGATGGGGCTAGTTACTCTAATATCGTATCTAATAAAGAGCGAATTAATCGCGAGATTCTTGGGCTTACCCGTCAGTTAAACGAGAAGCGAACTGAGCGACAGATTCTTCAAAATCGACTGGCAGAAGAGCAGAAAGAACTAGAAAAGACCAGGGAACTGGTAGCACTTGCTGCCTTAACCAAAGGCTCGTTTGATGATCAGCAACGGATTATGGTAAATACCCAGGATGACCTTGATCTGGTGAAAGAGGAAATCAGATTTCTAATCCGTCATATTGATCAGCTTACCCGGTTGAAAAGGGAGTATAGTATTTCGGCTTCATTTGGTGGGAATTCTGTTCAAAAGCGATTGTACATAGCTCCAACAGATGGAATCATAGGTCGCATAGCTGTGAATGAGAATGAAGTATGTTATGAAGGAGACCAGGTAATGGCTATTCACCAACCTGAAAAAGTTCGAATCCAGGCGTACTTCACCCAGGAGGAATCGGATAAAGTGGAAGTAGGAAGGATAGTTACCCTTGAATTCCCGGATGGTACCAAGCAGAAGGGGATTATCGACAAGTTTTATGTATCCACTTACGAACTACCGCCTGAATTTCAGAAAAAATATGAGCCTACAGAACGCTCAATCTTAGCAGACATCGTCCCGGTTAATAAGGAGGACCTGGAAGGCTGGAAGCAGTTCTACAAGATGTCGGTAAAAGTATCCCTTGGAAGGTTCAATTGA
- a CDS encoding DNA-binding response regulator has translation MKCVIIDDEKTARLTLSKLCERVGDIEVLAEFENPADALTFLAENQIDLLFLDIHMPELKGSEFVKSVSELPDVVMTTTDPSFALEAFQYNVVDYLVKPISLGRFLKTMEKVKAKKTEAPKSEEETSIFVNINSRLVKLNFDEVQIIEAKGDYVQIKTEDKKYTVHNTLKKIEEKLPVSKFLKVHRSYIINLDKIVDIEDNSILIAEEIIPVSRANREVLLNRLNML, from the coding sequence ATGAAATGTGTAATTATTGATGATGAAAAAACGGCTAGGCTAACGCTTTCAAAGTTGTGTGAACGCGTAGGAGATATCGAAGTACTGGCTGAATTCGAAAACCCGGCAGACGCTCTGACTTTTCTTGCTGAAAACCAGATCGATCTGCTATTTCTCGATATTCATATGCCGGAACTAAAAGGTTCTGAATTTGTGAAGTCAGTTTCAGAGCTTCCCGATGTAGTAATGACTACTACTGATCCCAGCTTTGCCCTTGAAGCTTTCCAGTACAACGTAGTTGATTATCTGGTTAAGCCTATTTCTCTGGGTAGATTCTTAAAAACCATGGAAAAGGTAAAAGCTAAGAAGACTGAGGCGCCAAAATCCGAAGAGGAGACCTCCATTTTTGTTAACATCAATTCGAGACTAGTAAAACTCAATTTTGATGAAGTGCAGATTATTGAGGCGAAAGGAGACTATGTGCAGATCAAAACAGAGGATAAGAAATACACGGTCCACAATACGCTCAAAAAGATTGAGGAAAAGCTTCCTGTTTCGAAGTTCTTAAAAGTGCATCGTTCGTATATCATAAACCTGGATAAAATTGTGGATATAGAGGATAACAGTATCCTAATCGCAGAAGAGATTATTCCGGTAAGCAGAGCAAACCGGGAAGTGTTGCTTAACAGATTAAATATGTTGTAG